A genomic region of Leptolyngbya sp. NIES-2104 contains the following coding sequences:
- a CDS encoding peptidyl-prolyl cis-trans isomerase, with translation MKDFDSTALLTIDDTSLSLGTVLRYYQLSGRLLPWIRDIVEQHIIFSEVQRRDDLNVTLAEVEQAAVEVRVQQKLTDATIFQQWLDSQGMNYELFQNRIILNLKLEKLKSKIAAPNLQALFDEQKSLLDQVEVTCVVFAEEAHAGRFKGQVLKSQDFDRVVSEYTIADPLKVSVMKSGIRFGQLPEDVRGSLQTATVGELVGPVNMEQRWCVFRIEQFSPATLEGAVQKSLEDRLFQQWLIDRAQAINVKLGASTEPSANSVLTAV, from the coding sequence ATGAAAGACTTCGACTCTACTGCTTTACTGACGATCGACGATACATCGCTGTCGCTAGGAACCGTTCTGCGATACTACCAGCTATCCGGTCGTTTGCTTCCTTGGATTCGCGACATTGTTGAACAACATATTATCTTTAGCGAAGTTCAGCGACGCGATGATTTGAATGTAACGTTGGCAGAAGTCGAACAAGCTGCGGTCGAAGTTCGAGTGCAGCAAAAATTGACCGATGCAACTATCTTTCAGCAATGGTTGGACAGTCAGGGCATGAACTATGAACTGTTCCAGAATCGAATCATTCTGAATCTAAAGCTAGAGAAACTCAAGTCAAAGATTGCTGCTCCGAATCTGCAAGCGTTGTTTGACGAACAGAAGTCGCTGTTGGATCAAGTGGAAGTGACTTGTGTTGTGTTTGCAGAAGAAGCTCATGCGGGTCGATTCAAAGGGCAGGTTTTGAAGAGCCAGGACTTCGATCGAGTGGTGAGCGAATATACGATCGCTGATCCGCTAAAAGTGAGCGTGATGAAGAGTGGAATTCGGTTTGGTCAACTGCCCGAAGACGTGCGGGGATCGCTGCAAACTGCAACGGTTGGTGAGCTAGTCGGTCCCGTGAACATGGAACAGCGCTGGTGTGTGTTCCGAATTGAACAATTTTCGCCTGCAACGCTCGAAGGGGCTGTGCAGAAATCGCTTGAAGATCGATTGTTCCAGCAATGGTTAATCGATCGAGCGCAAGCGATCAACGTGAAGTTAGGTGCATCGACGGAACCTTCTGCTAATTCGGTACTGACTGCCGTATAG
- a CDS encoding Lpg1974 family pore-forming outer membrane protein encodes MKHYTLGCLALSIALTAPAIAGEPITTRQLLKDQPSQSKASTLTPVPISRPEPLSPTPVTAQTPAAAPREQELLEKLRQLEQKQQQLEQELSVLRQQLTAGRDSPTIVAQPVKQPSTQQVELSAEVLFLQPRKSNMMDFAILDPGTALAVSGDVVRVNYDDVPALRVGLTYRPENTNWEIAASHVFFSTEGQQSATRSPTGFLFSTFTHPFQNDSANTADASARLAYRSTNVEVAYKLDVNSSLGVRLFSGLRFSDVEQEMTVAYDGRDFNQAIARSKNEFTGFGPRLGAQIDLKLASDLKLFGRGAGSLLLGNRSTFYEETDNLGTDLVARFDPGSQQQVVPGLELALGLSWQPRIGRRSNLNFSIGYEYQHLFNVSDSIRFVDSASPGVFTQSKNDLSLQGLFFLFGISSQF; translated from the coding sequence GTGAAACATTACACTCTCGGCTGTTTGGCGCTGTCGATTGCGCTGACCGCCCCCGCGATCGCAGGTGAACCGATAACAACTCGGCAATTGCTCAAAGATCAACCCTCTCAATCCAAAGCGTCAACGCTTACTCCGGTTCCGATTTCGCGTCCTGAGCCGCTGTCTCCCACCCCTGTGACCGCACAAACACCCGCTGCGGCTCCCCGCGAACAGGAGCTTCTAGAAAAATTACGCCAATTAGAGCAAAAACAACAACAATTAGAACAAGAACTTAGCGTGCTGCGACAGCAATTAACGGCTGGGCGAGATAGTCCTACGATCGTGGCACAACCCGTAAAGCAACCGAGCACCCAACAAGTAGAACTCTCAGCGGAAGTGCTCTTTCTGCAACCGAGAAAGAGCAATATGATGGACTTTGCCATCCTCGATCCGGGAACTGCATTAGCGGTTAGTGGCGATGTTGTGCGGGTGAACTATGATGATGTGCCCGCATTGCGAGTAGGTTTAACTTATCGCCCTGAAAATACAAACTGGGAAATTGCAGCTTCTCATGTTTTCTTTAGCACTGAAGGTCAGCAGAGTGCCACTCGATCGCCTACCGGGTTTCTCTTTTCGACGTTTACGCATCCGTTTCAAAATGATTCAGCTAACACCGCAGATGCGAGTGCAAGATTGGCATATCGATCGACCAATGTAGAAGTCGCATACAAGCTGGATGTGAATTCCAGTTTAGGAGTGCGATTGTTTAGTGGACTGAGATTTTCTGATGTTGAGCAGGAAATGACCGTCGCTTATGATGGGCGAGATTTTAATCAAGCGATCGCCCGCAGCAAAAATGAATTCACGGGCTTTGGTCCAAGATTAGGGGCACAGATTGATTTGAAACTGGCTTCTGATTTGAAACTGTTTGGTCGAGGTGCAGGATCGCTGTTGTTGGGAAATCGATCGACGTTCTACGAAGAAACGGATAACTTGGGCACGGATTTAGTGGCGCGATTTGATCCCGGCAGTCAGCAGCAAGTGGTTCCGGGCTTAGAACTAGCGCTGGGACTAAGTTGGCAGCCGAGAATTGGTCGTCGATCGAACCTAAATTTCAGCATTGGATATGAGTATCAACACTTGTTCAATGTGTCGGATTCGATTCGATTCGTTGATTCTGCTAGTCCTGGTGTCTTTACTCAAAGCAAGAATGATCTGAGCTTACAAGGATTGTTCTTTTTGTTTGGCATTTCTTCTCAGTTTTGA
- a CDS encoding ABC transporter ATP-binding protein, translating to MVEPLIELKEVSKTFGGNKVLDRANLIIYPGEALAIIGPSGTGKSTVLRIIAGLLAPDEGEVYIGGKRRKGLIEDAPDPILISMVFQQAALFDSLTVEENVGFLLYQHSRLSRRRIRQLVEERLEMVGLSGIGQRYPSELSGGMRKRVSFARAIMVNPENPDDTPAILLYDEPTAGLDPIASTVIEDLVRSLQCPQRGCQSYVMVTHQESTIRRTADRVLFLYQGRVQWEGKVHELDTSDEPLIRQFFSGSVEGPIQVVG from the coding sequence ATGGTTGAGCCGTTGATTGAACTAAAAGAAGTCAGCAAAACCTTCGGCGGGAATAAGGTTCTCGATCGAGCAAACCTGATCATTTATCCAGGAGAAGCGCTCGCCATTATTGGACCTTCGGGAACCGGAAAATCAACCGTGCTCAGAATTATTGCCGGTCTGTTGGCTCCCGATGAAGGCGAAGTCTATATCGGCGGCAAACGGCGAAAAGGCTTGATCGAAGATGCCCCTGATCCGATTTTGATCAGTATGGTGTTTCAGCAAGCCGCATTATTCGACTCGCTCACGGTTGAGGAAAATGTCGGATTCTTGCTTTATCAGCATTCCCGGTTGTCGCGCCGACGAATTCGGCAACTCGTCGAAGAACGTCTAGAAATGGTCGGGTTATCGGGAATTGGACAGCGCTATCCGTCGGAGCTTTCTGGCGGGATGCGGAAACGAGTCAGTTTCGCACGAGCGATTATGGTCAATCCTGAAAATCCTGACGATACGCCAGCAATCCTACTTTATGATGAGCCGACTGCCGGACTTGATCCGATCGCATCGACTGTGATTGAAGATTTAGTACGATCGCTGCAATGTCCACAGCGGGGATGTCAAAGTTATGTGATGGTGACACACCAAGAGAGTACAATTCGCCGGACTGCCGATCGCGTTTTGTTTCTCTATCAAGGACGGGTGCAGTGGGAAGGCAAAGTGCATGAACTGGATACATCTGATGAACCGCTGATTCGGCAGTTCTTTAGTGGCAGTGTAGAAGGACCGATTCAGGTCGTGGGGTAA
- a CDS encoding MlaD family protein yields MRSRTVREGSVGLMILAGVGLFGALVLWIKGLNPANRSFTVFADFAAINGVQTGSPVRYRGVTVGRISNIVPGPNGVEVRLEIARADLVIPRDSELSVNQTGLLGETVLDITPRKEIAESAAVGRPLDRDCNRDLILCENSRIRGVLGISTDELIRATIRFADTYSSPQFTGNINTLTKNSSEAAAEIAQLSREVSSLVRSARTEVRTFSATARSIGDTADQATLTIAQVNDLITANRSTLVSTLDNLSATSSDIRTTVSRLSPLLSQVEGSKLISNLETLSANAAQTSANLRDVSVTLNNPATVTMLQQTLDSARVTFENTQKITADLDELTGDPQLRDNLRRLINGLSGLVSSTQQLQQQSQISQILASPQMVQSQPGTVPNLPIPAKP; encoded by the coding sequence ATGCGATCGCGAACAGTGCGAGAAGGATCAGTGGGATTAATGATTTTGGCAGGCGTGGGACTCTTTGGAGCCTTAGTGCTGTGGATCAAAGGTCTGAATCCAGCGAATCGAAGCTTTACGGTGTTTGCCGATTTTGCGGCGATTAACGGCGTTCAAACTGGCTCACCTGTACGATATCGAGGCGTAACGGTGGGCAGAATTTCCAACATTGTGCCGGGTCCGAATGGCGTTGAGGTGAGGCTCGAAATTGCAAGAGCCGATTTAGTCATTCCAAGAGATTCGGAATTGAGCGTGAATCAGACTGGCTTACTCGGCGAAACGGTTCTGGATATTACACCCCGAAAAGAGATTGCGGAATCAGCGGCGGTGGGAAGACCGCTCGATCGAGACTGCAATCGCGATTTAATCCTGTGCGAAAATTCCCGCATCAGAGGCGTACTCGGAATCAGTACTGACGAATTGATTCGAGCGACGATTCGTTTTGCAGATACGTACAGTAGCCCACAATTTACTGGAAATATTAATACACTGACAAAAAATAGCAGTGAAGCGGCGGCTGAAATTGCTCAACTGAGTCGAGAAGTGTCGAGCTTAGTTCGATCGGCTCGCACCGAAGTAAGAACCTTTTCGGCAACGGCTCGATCGATTGGCGATACCGCAGATCAAGCGACTTTGACGATCGCGCAAGTGAATGATTTGATTACGGCGAATCGATCGACGCTCGTTTCGACTTTGGATAATTTGAGTGCCACGAGTAGCGATATTCGGACGACTGTATCGCGATTAAGTCCGCTGCTGAGTCAGGTCGAAGGCAGTAAACTGATCAGCAATCTTGAAACGCTGTCAGCAAATGCGGCTCAAACTTCTGCAAATTTACGAGATGTTTCAGTGACGCTAAATAATCCAGCAACAGTCACAATGCTGCAACAGACGTTAGATTCTGCCAGAGTAACTTTTGAGAACACGCAGAAGATTACGGCTGATCTCGATGAGCTAACAGGTGATCCACAGCTAAGAGACAATTTGAGGCGATTAATTAATGGATTGAGTGGGTTAGTGTCCTCAACTCAACAGTTGCAGCAGCAATCCCAAATCTCTCAGATTCTGGCATCTCCACAGATGGTACAGTCCCAGCCCGGAACTGTGCCAAACCTGCCCATTCCAGCAAAACCTTAA
- a CDS encoding HPP family protein, with protein MKKLYFRSWLRQPWKSRSTSRSIHQPQFSYRQILFCWLGSFLSIATLTYLSIHTHHPLIAAPFGATAVILYAIPDSPLAQPRNVILGNCIGAIVCVTFVQCFGTAPWVIALSVATAIKLMQLTRTLHPPGGAVALVGAMNGASWSYLLTPVLAGSLIMVGCTIAFHRLAVRKSY; from the coding sequence ATGAAGAAGCTTTATTTTCGGTCTTGGCTTCGTCAACCTTGGAAGAGTCGATCGACTTCCCGATCGATCCATCAACCCCAATTTTCTTATCGTCAAATCCTATTCTGCTGGCTGGGAAGCTTTCTAAGCATTGCCACGCTAACTTATCTTTCGATTCACACGCATCATCCGCTGATTGCGGCTCCCTTTGGTGCAACCGCAGTTATTTTATATGCCATTCCAGATAGTCCGCTGGCTCAACCGCGCAACGTTATTCTTGGAAATTGTATTGGCGCGATCGTTTGTGTAACTTTTGTTCAATGTTTTGGCACTGCGCCCTGGGTGATCGCGCTCTCGGTTGCGACTGCGATTAAACTCATGCAGCTTACTCGAACCTTACATCCTCCCGGTGGTGCGGTGGCACTGGTGGGTGCGATGAATGGCGCTTCTTGGAGTTATTTACTGACTCCTGTGCTGGCAGGGTCGCTGATTATGGTAGGCTGTACGATCGCGTTTCATCGACTTGCAGTTAGAAAATCCTATTGA
- a CDS encoding 8-oxoguanine deaminase translates to MSTLLIKNIHTLVTMDTTRREIRHGALLIRDNVIEQVGTTSELPETADEVLDLRDRHVVLPGFVNTHHHFFQTLTRVIPAAQDCSLFNWLQSLYPIWANLTPKAIYISAQVAAVELIRSGCTTASDHLYIYPNGSTLDDEIQAVQEVGLRFHASRGSMSVGESQGGLPPDSVVEKEADILKDSQRLIEQYHDNDRHSMLRITLAPCSPFSVTQDLMRESAQLARSYSGIRLHTHLAENKSDIDYSLSTFGMTPGDYAESVGWVGEDVWHAHCVQLDDRAIQLFGRTGTGIAHCPCSNMRLASGMAPIRKMLSHRVPVGLGVDGSASNDTSNLLNEARTAFLMARVRELDASAMTAREALELATLGGAKVLGRDDIGSFAPGMSADLIAINLDRLEFAGALHDPVAAMIFCQVNTVDYSFINGRRVVDQGRVTTIDVEKLIETHNQIAQQLIEA, encoded by the coding sequence ATGTCCACCCTGCTGATTAAGAACATTCATACGCTAGTCACAATGGATACGACGCGCCGAGAGATTCGCCACGGTGCGCTACTGATCCGGGACAATGTAATCGAGCAGGTTGGGACGACCTCAGAACTTCCCGAAACCGCAGATGAAGTTCTTGATTTGCGCGATCGACATGTCGTGCTTCCCGGTTTTGTGAATACGCATCACCATTTTTTTCAGACCTTAACCCGTGTTATTCCAGCAGCGCAGGACTGTTCTCTATTCAACTGGCTACAAAGTCTTTATCCAATCTGGGCAAACCTGACTCCGAAAGCAATTTATATTAGCGCTCAGGTGGCAGCCGTTGAATTAATTCGCTCTGGTTGTACAACGGCAAGTGATCATCTTTATATCTATCCGAACGGCAGTACGCTTGATGATGAAATCCAAGCAGTTCAGGAGGTTGGGTTGCGGTTTCATGCGAGTCGCGGCAGTATGAGCGTGGGAGAAAGTCAAGGAGGATTGCCGCCGGATTCGGTCGTGGAGAAAGAAGCTGATATTTTGAAAGATAGTCAGCGGTTGATCGAGCAATATCACGACAACGATCGACATTCGATGCTGAGAATTACGCTGGCTCCGTGTTCGCCGTTTTCAGTCACTCAAGACTTGATGCGGGAATCAGCGCAACTGGCTCGATCGTATTCGGGCATTCGATTGCACACGCACTTAGCGGAAAACAAATCAGACATTGATTACAGTTTATCGACGTTTGGCATGACCCCTGGGGACTATGCAGAATCGGTTGGCTGGGTAGGTGAGGATGTTTGGCACGCGCATTGTGTGCAGTTAGACGATCGAGCAATTCAACTTTTTGGTAGAACGGGAACGGGAATCGCGCATTGTCCTTGTAGCAATATGCGTCTTGCGAGTGGAATGGCTCCGATTCGGAAGATGTTGTCTCATCGGGTTCCAGTCGGTTTAGGGGTAGATGGGTCTGCCTCGAATGATACGTCGAATCTGTTAAATGAAGCTCGAACGGCGTTTCTGATGGCAAGAGTGCGGGAATTGGATGCGTCTGCGATGACAGCAAGAGAAGCTTTGGAACTGGCAACCTTGGGTGGTGCGAAGGTGTTAGGACGGGATGATATTGGATCATTCGCTCCGGGAATGTCGGCAGATTTGATTGCGATTAATCTCGATCGATTAGAGTTTGCGGGGGCACTTCATGATCCGGTTGCCGCAATGATCTTTTGTCAGGTGAACACAGTTGATTACAGCTTTATCAATGGTCGAAGGGTGGTCGATCAAGGGAGAGTAACAACGATCGATGTGGAGAAATTGATCGAGACGCACAATCAGATAGCACAGCAGTTGATTGAGGCTTGA
- a CDS encoding NAD(P)/FAD-dependent oxidoreductase: MLRLSEIKLPLDHTEAEIKSAILERLHLTAEELVGYSIFKRSYDARNRGEKITAVYILDVETQHENRVLQRFKKDPRVKKAPDMSYRPVAQAPKGLTERPIVIGTGPCGMFTGLMLARMGFRPILLERGKQVRDRTADTFGFWKKRADFNPESNAQFGEGGAGTFSDGKLYSQVRDPQHYGRKVLTEFVNAGASPEILYVNRPHIGTFKLVGIVEKMRATIESLGGEIRFQSRVEAVLIENRQVQGVRLDSGEILESRYVVLAVGHSARDTFGMLFDQGVYIEPKPFSIGFRIEHPQPVIDRARYGQYAGDRRLGAADYKLVHHAKNGRSVYSFCMCPGGLVVAATSELGHVVTNGMSQYSRNERNANSGIVVGISPEDYPGNPLAGIALQRELERRAFELGGRTYEAPGQLVGDFIADRPSREFGSVLPSYAPGVHLGDLGSSLPEYAIAAIREALPAFEQQIAGFAMPDAVLTGVETRTSSPIRIKRTEDGQSVNTQGLFPAGEGAGYAGGILSAGIDGIRTAEAVALRMLTT; the protein is encoded by the coding sequence ATGCTGCGACTGAGTGAAATAAAGCTCCCGTTAGATCATACTGAAGCGGAAATCAAAAGTGCGATTCTTGAAAGGCTGCACCTTACGGCAGAAGAATTGGTGGGGTATTCTATTTTTAAGCGCAGCTATGATGCCCGAAATCGAGGGGAGAAGATTACTGCGGTCTATATTTTGGACGTAGAAACGCAGCATGAAAACCGAGTGCTGCAACGGTTTAAGAAAGACCCGCGAGTGAAAAAAGCGCCAGATATGAGCTATCGTCCCGTAGCTCAAGCTCCGAAAGGGTTGACAGAGCGCCCGATCGTGATTGGTACGGGTCCCTGTGGAATGTTTACGGGATTGATGCTGGCGCGAATGGGATTTCGCCCGATTCTGCTAGAGCGAGGAAAACAAGTCCGCGATCGCACAGCGGATACGTTTGGCTTTTGGAAAAAGAGAGCTGACTTTAATCCAGAATCAAATGCCCAATTTGGCGAAGGCGGCGCGGGAACCTTCTCTGATGGCAAACTCTACAGTCAGGTGCGCGATCCACAGCACTATGGGCGCAAAGTGCTAACGGAATTCGTCAATGCAGGCGCTTCACCGGAGATCCTGTATGTGAATCGTCCGCATATTGGGACATTTAAGCTGGTCGGAATCGTTGAAAAGATGAGAGCCACGATCGAATCGCTGGGCGGTGAGATTCGCTTCCAAAGTCGAGTCGAAGCGGTGCTCATTGAGAATCGGCAAGTGCAGGGCGTTCGCTTAGACAGCGGAGAAATCCTCGAAAGTCGGTATGTCGTGCTAGCGGTTGGGCACAGCGCCCGCGATACGTTTGGGATGTTGTTCGACCAAGGCGTTTATATTGAGCCGAAACCGTTCTCGATCGGGTTTCGGATTGAGCATCCGCAGCCCGTGATCGATCGCGCCCGATACGGACAATATGCAGGTGATCGACGATTGGGAGCGGCAGATTATAAGTTAGTGCATCATGCCAAAAATGGACGATCGGTGTATAGCTTCTGTATGTGTCCGGGTGGATTAGTCGTGGCTGCAACTTCAGAGCTGGGGCATGTCGTAACGAATGGCATGAGTCAGTATTCTCGCAATGAACGCAACGCCAATAGTGGGATCGTCGTCGGCATTTCGCCCGAAGATTATCCGGGGAATCCTTTGGCGGGGATTGCTTTGCAGAGAGAGTTAGAGAGGCGGGCGTTTGAGCTAGGCGGCAGAACCTACGAGGCTCCAGGGCAATTAGTGGGAGACTTTATTGCCGATCGTCCATCGCGTGAGTTTGGCAGTGTGTTGCCGTCCTATGCTCCTGGAGTTCATTTAGGCGATCTGGGGTCTAGCTTGCCTGAATATGCGATCGCGGCAATTCGTGAAGCCCTTCCCGCCTTTGAGCAACAGATCGCAGGGTTTGCGATGCCCGATGCGGTTCTGACTGGAGTCGAAACCCGAACCTCTTCCCCGATTCGGATTAAGCGCACGGAAGATGGGCAGAGTGTGAATACTCAAGGCTTGTTTCCGGCGGGAGAAGGCGCAGGCTACGCGGGCGGGATTCTTTCAGCGGGGATTGACGGCATTAGGACGGCGGAAGCGGTGGCATTGCGGATGTTGACGACTTAA
- a CDS encoding HNH endonuclease, which produces MNSKHPCRELGRKSQKHQLKSGIKQRFNGACAYCGRTPQVLTLDHIVAQSKGGRDVKSNLVAVCQRCNLSKGSLPLWQWWQASPWWNEERAIALSTMVLVCPLKSSTSAMPPLPPS; this is translated from the coding sequence ATGAATTCAAAGCACCCCTGTCGAGAACTCGGACGGAAATCCCAAAAGCATCAGCTCAAATCTGGAATCAAACAACGATTCAATGGAGCCTGTGCTTATTGTGGACGCACTCCTCAAGTTCTCACCTTGGATCACATCGTGGCGCAATCCAAAGGGGGCAGAGATGTCAAATCGAATTTGGTCGCGGTCTGTCAGCGCTGCAATCTCAGCAAAGGAAGTCTTCCCCTCTGGCAATGGTGGCAAGCCTCTCCCTGGTGGAACGAAGAAAGAGCGATCGCGCTTTCTACAATGGTGTTGGTCTGTCCACTTAAGTCGTCAACATCCGCAATGCCACCGCTTCCGCCGTCCTAA
- the bchB gene encoding ferredoxin:protochlorophyllide reductase (ATP-dependent) subunit B, whose translation MKLAYWMYAGPAHIGTLRIASSFKNVHAIMHAPIGDDYFNVMRSMLERERDYTPVTTSVVDRHVLARGSQEKVVDNITRKDSEEHPDLIVLTPTCTSSILQEDLQNFVERAQLEAECDVLLADVNHYRVNELQAADRTLQQIVQFYIAKARKKGDLVTEKTEKPSVNIFGLTTLGFHHNHDATELKKLMSDLGIEVNAIVPQGASVDELKTLPRAWFNLVPYRETGLLTAEYLQQEFGTPYVDITPMGIVETARCIRKIQQVINAQGASVDFEPFIDQQTRYVSQAAWFSRSIDCQNLTGKKAVVFGDSTHAAAITKILSREMGIHVLLAGTYCKYDAEWFKDQVGEYCDDILISEDHGQIADAIARLEPAAIFGTQMERHVGKRLDIPCGVIAAPIHIQNFPVGYKPFVGYEGSNQLVDLIYNSFTLGMEDHLLEIFGGHDTKEVITKSVSAESDLGWSKDGLAELNRIPGFVRGKVKRNTEKFARDRNITQITAEVLYAAKEAVGA comes from the coding sequence ATGAAATTAGCTTACTGGATGTATGCAGGTCCCGCGCACATTGGCACACTCCGCATCGCCAGTTCCTTTAAAAATGTTCATGCCATCATGCACGCGCCAATCGGCGATGACTATTTTAATGTCATGCGATCGATGTTAGAACGCGAACGTGACTATACTCCGGTGACAACGAGCGTGGTCGATCGTCATGTGCTCGCCCGTGGTTCACAAGAAAAAGTCGTTGATAATATTACGCGCAAAGATAGCGAAGAACATCCTGATTTGATTGTTCTCACTCCCACTTGCACATCGAGCATTTTGCAGGAAGATTTGCAGAACTTTGTTGAGCGGGCACAGCTTGAAGCAGAATGTGATGTGCTGTTAGCGGATGTGAATCACTATCGCGTGAACGAACTACAAGCTGCCGATCGCACTTTGCAACAGATTGTACAGTTCTACATTGCTAAAGCTCGAAAGAAAGGCGATTTAGTCACGGAAAAGACTGAGAAACCTTCAGTCAACATCTTTGGTTTAACAACGCTCGGATTTCATCACAACCACGATGCAACCGAACTAAAGAAACTGATGTCTGATTTGGGAATTGAAGTCAATGCGATCGTGCCTCAAGGTGCAAGCGTGGATGAACTCAAAACCCTTCCTCGTGCTTGGTTTAACTTAGTTCCGTATCGTGAGACAGGCTTGCTCACAGCGGAATATCTCCAACAAGAATTTGGAACGCCCTACGTCGATATCACGCCGATGGGCATTGTTGAAACCGCACGCTGCATTCGCAAAATTCAGCAAGTGATCAATGCTCAAGGTGCAAGCGTTGACTTTGAACCATTCATTGATCAGCAAACGCGCTATGTGTCGCAGGCGGCTTGGTTTTCTCGATCGATTGACTGCCAAAACTTAACCGGTAAAAAAGCAGTCGTCTTCGGAGATAGCACTCACGCCGCAGCAATTACTAAAATTCTCTCGCGTGAGATGGGAATTCATGTTTTGCTGGCAGGAACGTATTGTAAGTACGATGCAGAATGGTTTAAAGATCAAGTCGGTGAATACTGCGATGACATTCTGATCAGCGAAGATCATGGACAAATTGCAGATGCGATCGCACGTCTTGAACCCGCTGCGATCTTTGGAACCCAAATGGAACGACACGTTGGAAAACGGCTCGATATTCCTTGTGGTGTAATCGCGGCTCCGATTCACATTCAAAACTTCCCGGTTGGCTACAAACCGTTTGTCGGCTACGAAGGCAGTAATCAGCTTGTGGATTTGATCTACAACTCATTCACGCTTGGCATGGAAGATCACTTGCTCGAAATCTTTGGCGGTCACGATACAAAAGAAGTGATTACCAAATCAGTTTCGGCAGAATCAGATCTCGGTTGGAGCAAGGATGGATTGGCGGAATTGAATCGGATTCCGGGATTTGTACGGGGTAAGGTGAAGCGGAATACTGAGAAGTTTGCTCGCGATCGCAATATCACTCAAATCACCGCTGAAGTTCTTTACGCTGCGAAAGAAGCGGTCGGAGCCTAA